Proteins from one Xiphophorus hellerii strain 12219 chromosome 8, Xiphophorus_hellerii-4.1, whole genome shotgun sequence genomic window:
- the nacc2 gene encoding nucleus accumbens-associated protein 2 produces MSQLLHVEIPNFGATVLGSLNEQRLLGHHCDVSILVKGQAFKAHRAVLAASSLYFRDLFSSSTKTQFELPSSVTPACFEQILTFCYTGKLTMAASEQLVVMYTAGYLQIQHIVERGMDLMFKASSPHCDSQTAGSLEETGSEPQSPLNNGIGLSVASVLGTQSWSTSSLLLPQRKIKIEVGDPTPISTPSTQTKISTSELGSRLARAFYTAAGGPAIPGMPTFHFQGTTGGGAGGGAGGGTGAERSSPGESSLPTTDSPTSYQNDDEEFEEEPYDGIAEDAYSQLYGRPTNPYGIQDKPELAAMPLALENRNCVLIRRDLVALPASLISQIGYRCHPKLYTEGDPGEKLELVAGTQVFMTRGQLMNCHLCAGIKHKVLLRRLLATFFDRNTLANSCGTGIRSSTSDPSRKPLDSRVLNAVKLYCQNFNPNFKESEMNVIAADMCTNARRVRKRWLPKIKSMLPDGMEVYRAGMGMSAAAAVGLNLALGAPQSGVSLSFEHDLKSLEQRLCPDRKDPLRTHAASPGAGSAGAEAEGEGEAAVQEDQEEDDDEAGSEGADRSLGAPILVSVVGSADTPPEQGVESFGQNLRLNGQ; encoded by the exons ATGTCCCAGCTGCTCCATGTGGAGATCCCGAATTTTGGAGCCACGGTTCTGGGCTCCCTCAATGAGCAGCGGCTGCTGGGACATCACTGTGACGTATCCATATTGGTAAAAG GTCAGGCTTTTAAAGCCCACCGGGCCGTTTTGGCGGCCAGCAGCCTCTACTTTCGTGACCTCTTCAGCAGCTCAACCAAGACTCAGTTTGAGTTGCCTTCCTCAGTCACACCTGCTTGCTTTGAGCAGATCCTCACATTCTGCTACACAGGGAAGCTAACGATGGCAGCAAGCGAACAGCTGGTTGTCATGTACACAGCTGGCTACCTCCAGATTCAGCATATAGTTGAAAGAGGCATGGACCTAATGTTTAAGGCAAGCTCACCTCACTGTGACTCGCAAACTGCAGGGTCCTTAGAGGAGACGGGATCAGAACCGCAGAGTCCTCTCAATAATGGTATCGGCCTATCAGTAGCCAGCGTTCTGGGGACCCAAAGCTGGTCTACGTCGTCCCTACTCTTGCCGCAGcgtaaaattaaaatagaagTGGGCGACCCAACACCGATTTCCACACCCTCAACACAAACCAAGATTTCAACCTCGGAGCTGGGGAGCCGGTTGGCGAGAGCCTtctacacagcagctggaggccCTGCCATTCCTGGTATGCCTACCTTCCACTTTCAAGGAACTACTGGAGGTGGAGCCGGGGGTGGGGCAGGCGGAGGAACAGGTGCGGAAAGGTCCAGCCCAGGAGAGTCAAGCCTTCCCACCACAGACAGCCCCACATCCTACCAGAATGATGACGAGGAATTTGAGGAAGAGCCATATGACGGGATCGCAGAGGATGCCTACAGTCAGCTCTATGGACGTCCCACTAACCCCTATGGGA tCCAGGACAAGCCAGAGTTGGCAGCAATGCCATTGGCCTTGGAAAATCGCAACTGCGTGCTCATCCGCAGAGACCTGGTGGCACTTCCTGCAAGCCTCATAAGCCAGATTGGCTACCGCTGCCACCCCAAACTCTACACTGAGGGGGACCCAGGAGAGAAGCTGGAATTGGTCGCTG GAACCCAGGTGTTCATGACACGAGGCCAACTCATGAACTGCCATCTGTGTGCCGGTATCAAACACAAAGTGTTGCTTCGTCGTCTCTTAGCCACGTTCTTTGATAG AAACACTCTGGCAAATAGCTGTGGGACAGGCATCCGCTCTTCTACAAGTGACCCAAGCAGAAAGCCCCTGGACAGCAGGGTCCTGAATGCTGTGAAAC TCTACTGTCAAAACTTTAACCCTAACTTCAAGGAGAGTGAAATGAATGTGATCGCTGCTGACATGTGCACAAATGCAAGGCGGGTCCGTAAGAGATGGCTCCCAAAGATCAAGTCCATGCTGCCTGATGGCATGGAAGTGTACCGGGCAGGCATGGGCAtgagtgctgctgctgccgttGGTCTGAACCTAGCCCTGGGTGCCCCTCAGTCAGGAGTTTCTCTTTCCTTCGAGCATGATTTGAAGAGCCTAGAGCAAAGGTTGTGTCCAGATCGCAAGGACCCTCTCAGGACTCATGCAGCCAGCCCTGGTGCAGGGTCGGCTGGAGCAGAAGCCGAAGGTGAAGGTGAAGCAGCAGTCCAGGAGGATCAGGAGGAAGATGACGACGAAGCTGGATCGGAGGGCGCGGACCGATCACTGGGGGCACCGATTTTGGTGTCGGTGGTCGGATCAGCAGATACGCCCCCCGAGCAGGGGGTGGAAAGTTTTGGACAAAATCTGAGGTTGAACGGACAGTGA